A window of Pyrobaculum aerophilum str. IM2 contains these coding sequences:
- a CDS encoding 50S ribosomal protein L37e produces the protein MKGTPSMGKHNRGKTHIRCPRCGRHSYNVTKKYCASCGWGRSKRWRKYNWAK, from the coding sequence ATGAAAGGCACTCCTTCAATGGGCAAGCACAACAGGGGAAAGACGCATATTAGATGTCCGCGATGCGGTAGGCATTCGTATAACGTTACTAAAAAATACTGCGCATCTTGTGGATGGGGGCGGAGTAAGAGATGGAGAAAATATAACTGGGCTAAGTAA
- a CDS encoding multiprotein bridging factor aMBF1: protein MYCEICGRPIEGEPIPVEVDKAVLYVCRSCATRYGKKVLPPPPQQQQKRPVLQRPKAAPRQLPLEMELVENYADIIKRARENLGLSRETLAAMLGVKETVLRRIEAGQLQPDFSLAKKLEKALGIRLLVEAREEGGAKAEGRLEKGLTLGEIAEIREDGEK, encoded by the coding sequence GTGTATTGTGAAATATGCGGCCGGCCTATAGAAGGCGAGCCGATACCTGTGGAGGTAGATAAGGCGGTATTGTATGTCTGTAGAAGTTGTGCAACGCGCTATGGGAAAAAGGTTTTGCCGCCACCGCCTCAGCAACAGCAGAAAAGGCCTGTGCTACAGAGGCCTAAGGCGGCTCCGCGCCAGTTGCCGTTAGAAATGGAACTTGTAGAGAATTATGCCGACATTATCAAGAGGGCTAGGGAGAACCTCGGTTTGTCCAGGGAGACTCTCGCCGCCATGTTAGGCGTTAAAGAGACTGTACTGAGGAGGATTGAGGCTGGACAGTTGCAACCAGATTTTTCACTTGCTAAAAAATTAGAAAAGGCATTAGGCATTAGGCTATTAGTGGAAGCGCGGGAGGAGGGCGGCGCCAAGGCCGAGGGGAGGTTGGAAAAGGGTTTAACTCTTGGCGAAATTGCAGAAATAAGAGAAGACGGTGAGAAATAA
- a CDS encoding LSm family protein: MASDISKCFATLGATLQDSIGKQVLVKLRDSHEIRGILRSFDQHVNLLLEDAEEIIDGNVYKRGTMVVRGENVLFISPVP, from the coding sequence ATGGCCTCGGATATATCTAAATGCTTTGCCACACTTGGCGCAACATTACAGGACTCGATAGGTAAGCAGGTACTCGTAAAGCTGAGAGATAGCCACGAAATAAGGGGGATTTTGCGCTCCTTTGACCAACACGTCAACTTATTGCTAGAAGATGCAGAAGAAATAATTGACGGAAATGTGTACAAAAGGGGCACTATGGTAGTGAGAGGAGAGAACGTACTCTTTATTTCACCAGTACCATGA
- a CDS encoding proteasome assembly chaperone family protein, whose translation MKIDFKIFKPVENYEIFITGFAGIGIVGHLATKYIARNCDVVGVVRYKGEPPIVSIEGERLLLQNEIFSCGRVVGVVNNYGIHEAAMYDYTRALASWVVANEFKTAVLFGGLDGRLRRGDDLLRIVYTSAYKKMGLPTGEAKVLEQGLQIVGPLAYLTSFFEELHFPALVILPYADVTRPADPYAASVAVDFFSRLFNFPVDTSGLRQMAEELEREIEEVRRRLEEQSKREESSKLYI comes from the coding sequence ATGAAAATAGATTTCAAAATATTTAAACCAGTAGAGAATTATGAAATATTTATCACAGGGTTTGCTGGGATTGGAATTGTTGGGCACCTAGCCACTAAGTATATTGCGCGGAATTGCGACGTAGTAGGCGTAGTTCGCTACAAGGGAGAACCGCCTATAGTATCTATAGAGGGGGAGAGGCTGTTGTTACAAAACGAGATATTCTCATGCGGCAGAGTTGTCGGCGTAGTGAACAACTACGGAATTCACGAGGCGGCGATGTACGACTACACGCGTGCCCTCGCCTCTTGGGTCGTCGCCAATGAATTTAAAACAGCGGTGTTATTCGGCGGCTTAGATGGGAGGTTGCGGAGAGGCGACGATCTACTGCGTATAGTGTACACGTCCGCGTATAAAAAAATGGGCCTGCCCACGGGGGAGGCAAAGGTGTTGGAGCAAGGCCTTCAAATAGTGGGACCGCTGGCGTATTTGACGTCGTTTTTTGAAGAGCTACACTTCCCCGCGTTGGTAATACTCCCCTACGCCGATGTAACAAGGCCAGCGGATCCCTATGCGGCAAGCGTGGCTGTCGACTTCTTCTCAAGACTTTTTAACTTCCCTGTGGACACCAGCGGGCTTAGGCAAATGGCCGAGGAGCTGGAGAGGGAAATCGAAGAGGTGCGGAGGCGGCTTGAGGAGCAGAGCAAGCGCGAGGAGTCCTCTAAACTGTACATATAG
- a CDS encoding Mrp/NBP35 family ATP-binding protein produces the protein MPVKVNIRGQAAAPGSLADSLKDVKLKLVTISGKGGVGKSLVTTSIAVGFAMRGYRVGILDGDVYGPTVPKMLGLSDSTLYVDQKTGRIIPVVGPLGIKVVSIEFALPGDDTAVIWRAPLVNQALRDFISQVEWGPLDVLVVDLPPGTGDAPLTIAQSLQGGLDGSVIVTIPTEISRRIVLKSIDFSRKLNIKVAGVVENMCCFKCPDNGKVYYIFGKDAGKRIAEAAGVPFLGGIPIDPEFSQYLDSGRLHEFLGKDNETAKAVLAISDKLIEMYKDKLSQQTVPKEKPKRISLLKLPGEEEKENY, from the coding sequence GTGCCTGTCAAGGTAAATATCCGCGGCCAAGCCGCTGCGCCTGGTTCTCTTGCCGATTCGTTAAAAGACGTTAAATTAAAACTCGTCACTATCTCGGGGAAAGGAGGCGTCGGCAAGTCCCTCGTAACTACGTCAATAGCCGTCGGCTTCGCAATGAGAGGGTATAGAGTGGGAATACTCGACGGGGATGTGTACGGCCCCACCGTGCCGAAGATGTTAGGCCTTTCCGACAGTACTCTATACGTAGACCAGAAAACGGGCAGGATAATACCCGTAGTAGGGCCTCTTGGTATAAAAGTCGTGTCTATAGAATTCGCCCTACCGGGAGACGACACTGCGGTCATATGGAGGGCGCCGCTTGTAAATCAAGCGTTGAGGGATTTTATTTCACAAGTCGAATGGGGGCCTCTAGACGTTCTTGTAGTTGACTTGCCCCCAGGCACTGGCGATGCCCCGTTAACAATAGCCCAGAGCTTACAAGGCGGGCTTGACGGGAGCGTAATTGTGACAATACCCACTGAGATATCTCGGAGGATAGTCCTCAAGTCAATTGACTTCTCCAGAAAGCTTAATATCAAAGTAGCCGGAGTTGTCGAGAATATGTGTTGTTTTAAGTGTCCAGACAACGGTAAGGTGTATTACATCTTCGGCAAAGATGCCGGCAAGAGAATTGCCGAAGCGGCGGGAGTTCCCTTCCTGGGGGGAATTCCCATAGACCCTGAATTTTCACAGTATCTAGACTCAGGCAGGTTGCATGAATTTCTGGGAAAGGATAACGAAACTGCGAAGGCAGTATTGGCAATTTCCGACAAACTCATTGAAATGTATAAAGATAAACTGAGCCAGCAGACCGTTCCGAAGGAAAAGCCTAAGAGAATTTCCTTGCTTAAGCTACCAGGCGAGGAAGAAAAGGAAAACTACTGA
- the hflX gene encoding GTPase HflX, which produces MRNKALLAYVGPKTPNLGYKLEEFLSLVEVAGFEVAEVVTQFGRADTRFYLGSGKAKEIANKDFDVFVAYHSLTPLQVFNLERLFRRKVIDRVFVILMIFDKRAGSLESKLQIELARLRYELPKVKEYLRRAKMGEQLGFMGAGEYVIDAYYRHMVRRISTIRRKLEEIKRGRAMHIMKRKEKGVPEVVLTGYTSAGKTTLFNSLVNENKLVDGRPFATLETYSRALDLWGKRIVLTDTIGFIDDLPPLLIESFYSTLQEIIDADRILLVIDGSEPLEEITRKVETSVKTLGEVGIGRERIIPVLNKVDKISVEKVRDIRRGLEKYFTWFVPVSALTGFGIEALKAVLFLQVPGYDIIKASANSGAKGLRIGDVVLVPILRNNRES; this is translated from the coding sequence GTGAGAAATAAGGCGCTTTTAGCTTATGTCGGCCCGAAGACGCCTAATCTCGGCTATAAGCTAGAGGAGTTTTTATCGCTAGTAGAAGTCGCCGGATTTGAAGTTGCGGAGGTAGTCACACAATTCGGTAGGGCAGACACGAGGTTTTACTTAGGATCGGGCAAGGCGAAGGAAATCGCAAATAAGGATTTCGACGTCTTTGTGGCGTATCACAGCTTAACCCCTTTACAAGTCTTCAACTTAGAGAGGCTCTTTCGGCGGAAGGTTATTGACAGAGTCTTTGTAATTCTCATGATCTTTGATAAGAGAGCTGGCAGTTTGGAGTCGAAGTTACAGATAGAGCTCGCAAGGCTGAGGTACGAACTGCCCAAAGTCAAGGAGTACTTGCGGAGGGCCAAGATGGGAGAGCAGCTGGGCTTTATGGGCGCCGGCGAGTATGTAATCGACGCGTATTACCGCCACATGGTAAGGCGGATTTCCACTATTAGAAGGAAGTTAGAAGAGATTAAAAGGGGGAGGGCAATGCACATAATGAAGAGGAAGGAGAAGGGCGTTCCAGAGGTCGTCTTAACTGGTTATACAAGTGCTGGGAAGACAACGCTTTTCAACAGTCTAGTAAATGAGAATAAGCTTGTAGACGGCAGGCCCTTTGCTACTCTCGAAACTTACAGCAGGGCGCTGGATCTCTGGGGAAAGAGAATTGTCTTGACTGACACAATTGGCTTTATAGACGATTTACCGCCGTTGTTAATAGAGTCTTTTTATTCAACATTACAGGAGATTATAGACGCCGACAGAATATTACTAGTTATTGACGGCTCTGAGCCTTTGGAAGAAATTACTAGAAAAGTAGAGACCTCTGTAAAGACTTTGGGAGAGGTCGGGATAGGGCGGGAGAGGATAATCCCCGTTTTGAATAAAGTGGATAAGATAAGCGTTGAGAAGGTGAGAGACATACGCAGAGGGCTAGAAAAGTACTTTACTTGGTTTGTCCCCGTGTCGGCGCTTACGGGATTCGGCATTGAGGCCCTCAAGGCTGTTCTGTTTTTACAAGTGCCCGGTTATGACATAATTAAAGCTAGTGCCAATAGCGGCGCCAAGGGGTTGCGTATTGGCGACGTCGTCCTAGTGCCCATACTGCGTAACAATAGAGAAAGCTAA
- a CDS encoding cytidine deaminase: MEDLVKIATNIIDRAYAPYSKFKVASIVKTKSGKIYTGVNIENASYGLTICAERVAVFKAVSEGDRDIDTVIIYTDTDEPTPPCGACRQVIAEFNPNALIVMASRKKVITQRLSELLPNVFSLKPSQ; encoded by the coding sequence GTGGAAGATCTTGTCAAAATAGCTACCAATATAATCGACAGAGCATATGCCCCCTACTCGAAGTTTAAAGTGGCGTCTATAGTCAAGACGAAAAGCGGGAAAATATATACTGGCGTAAATATAGAAAATGCCTCATACGGCCTTACTATATGCGCAGAGCGCGTTGCCGTTTTTAAGGCCGTATCGGAGGGCGATCGCGACATAGATACTGTAATTATTTACACAGATACAGACGAGCCCACGCCGCCTTGTGGCGCGTGCAGGCAGGTGATAGCCGAATTTAACCCAAACGCCTTAATTGTAATGGCGAGCAGGAAAAAGGTCATCACACAACGCCTCTCGGAGCTGTTGCCAAACGTATTTAGCCTAAAGCCGTCTCAGTAG
- a CDS encoding PUA domain-containing protein codes for MKRHIKTFVFFSVALNVVQIIAYLYGREVAERLAGRKINIKYNKEGRIRYVYVDGELAFVMRNNDGYLLPTLYGATLLDRRVVISREAAEYVKQGRNVPAKYVIEAAPHARPNGEVAVVDPEGLIVAVGRLIYSKKEITLKRGYAIKVRESLKDVKGQRALPQ; via the coding sequence ATGAAGAGGCATATAAAAACATTCGTATTTTTCTCCGTGGCCCTTAATGTCGTGCAAATAATTGCCTATTTGTACGGGAGGGAAGTCGCCGAGAGACTCGCCGGTCGCAAGATTAATATCAAGTATAATAAGGAGGGGCGCATTAGATATGTGTACGTAGATGGCGAGTTGGCTTTTGTCATGCGCAATAACGACGGCTACCTCCTCCCCACGCTTTATGGGGCAACGCTACTAGACAGAAGAGTTGTAATAAGCCGCGAGGCGGCAGAGTATGTAAAACAGGGACGAAACGTCCCCGCGAAGTACGTGATAGAGGCGGCGCCACATGCCAGACCAAACGGCGAAGTCGCAGTAGTGGATCCAGAGGGCCTTATTGTGGCGGTGGGAAGGCTGATCTACAGTAAAAAAGAGATCACGTTAAAAAGGGGCTACGCCATTAAAGTAAGAGAGTCGTTAAAAGACGTCAAAGGGCAGAGAGCGCTTCCTCAATAG
- a CDS encoding SDR family oxidoreductase — MLLKDRVSIVTAASRGIGAGVATVLAREGSNLVIAARNLERLEGLAKQLSSQYGVSVVPVQADLTRREDVRKIVDEALRHFGKVDILAYNTGPPKPGTFLELTEDDWDYGVRLLLMSAVWITKDVLPYMIERRWGRLIYITSSTLKQPIPTLTLSNVIRISLAGLVKTLAYQLGKYNILVNGIMQGYIDTERVREVAEARAKREGRSLDEILRELEREIPLGRIGKPEEIGELVAFLASEKASYITGSLILIDGGRTLCI, encoded by the coding sequence ATGTTGCTTAAAGATAGGGTAAGTATCGTCACAGCTGCCAGCCGGGGGATTGGCGCAGGCGTCGCTACTGTGCTCGCGAGAGAGGGATCTAATCTCGTCATAGCCGCCAGAAATCTGGAGAGGCTGGAAGGATTGGCAAAACAGTTGTCAAGTCAGTACGGAGTATCTGTAGTGCCTGTGCAAGCTGATTTGACTAGAAGAGAAGACGTTCGGAAAATAGTCGACGAAGCCTTACGTCATTTTGGCAAAGTAGATATACTGGCATACAACACGGGCCCTCCCAAGCCTGGGACCTTCCTCGAGCTTACTGAAGACGATTGGGATTACGGAGTGAGGCTTTTGCTCATGAGCGCCGTGTGGATAACAAAAGACGTATTGCCGTATATGATTGAGAGGAGGTGGGGCCGTTTAATATACATAACCTCTTCTACGTTAAAACAGCCAATCCCTACCCTGACGCTTTCAAACGTCATTAGGATCTCATTGGCAGGACTTGTGAAGACGTTGGCCTACCAGCTTGGCAAATACAACATTCTAGTCAACGGCATAATGCAAGGCTATATAGACACGGAGAGAGTGCGCGAAGTGGCTGAGGCAAGGGCCAAGAGAGAGGGCCGTAGCCTCGATGAAATCTTAAGGGAACTTGAAAGGGAAATTCCACTAGGGAGAATTGGCAAGCCTGAGGAAATCGGAGAGTTAGTTGCCTTTCTCGCATCTGAAAAAGCCAGCTATATCACAGGCTCTCTAATTCTTATCGACGGGGGGAGGACGTTATGTATATAA
- a CDS encoding transcription factor produces MKDVYLYIVEKSVAWEFDSPEYGRLARKVAEMLYERKEDLTDDRIAILLNISTAETRRILQYLMRLNLVGVKKRTTEDYRIEYTWYVDDEIIKQAIGGRARTAREKISMLIRALTEGSYYICPNCHMRYSLDEAVNKGGVCPVCGAELEYVESLEEINKLTKVLQKLEKL; encoded by the coding sequence GTGAAGGACGTGTATCTGTATATTGTTGAGAAAAGCGTTGCCTGGGAATTTGACAGCCCTGAGTATGGGCGGCTGGCGCGGAAAGTAGCTGAGATGTTATATGAGCGAAAGGAGGATCTCACAGACGACAGAATTGCGATTCTACTAAATATATCCACGGCTGAGACGCGTAGGATTTTACAATACCTCATGAGGCTTAATTTAGTAGGCGTAAAGAAGAGGACGACAGAGGATTACCGCATAGAGTATACGTGGTATGTTGACGACGAAATTATAAAACAGGCGATAGGCGGCAGGGCTAGAACTGCTAGGGAGAAAATATCTATGCTTATAAGGGCGCTTACAGAGGGATCTTACTACATATGTCCAAACTGTCATATGCGGTACTCCCTTGACGAGGCTGTGAACAAAGGCGGCGTGTGTCCTGTATGTGGCGCTGAGTTGGAATACGTAGAGAGTTTGGAGGAAATTAATAAACTTACAAAAGTATTGCAAAAACTTGAAAAGCTATGA
- a CDS encoding MarC family protein — protein sequence MSLSDFPASIVVLYIVVDPVGNIPLFMAITSKLDPTRRRRVLVLSVIIAGGILSLFALFGVGFLEYFGVGMADFMIASGLILTTFSLYYLLRPYEQAPVSEGVEVAVVPLAVPFLAGPASISYVLIISKQLGPFLALATVLIVSFLTLATLAMSNFLLRILGFLGLRLLEKIMLILSVAIGVSLVRRGLLMIETFTYKYA from the coding sequence ATGAGCTTATCGGATTTCCCGGCCTCTATAGTTGTCCTTTACATTGTTGTAGATCCCGTTGGCAACATACCACTCTTCATGGCAATAACCTCTAAACTCGATCCAACGCGCAGGCGGAGGGTGCTCGTTTTGTCAGTAATAATCGCCGGGGGTATTCTGTCGCTATTTGCACTATTCGGCGTGGGGTTTTTAGAATACTTTGGTGTTGGCATGGCTGATTTCATGATAGCCAGCGGCCTTATACTCACGACGTTTTCGCTCTATTACCTCTTAAGGCCGTATGAACAGGCGCCGGTATCAGAGGGCGTAGAAGTGGCCGTAGTGCCTCTTGCAGTACCCTTTTTGGCAGGGCCTGCTTCAATTTCCTATGTGCTCATAATTTCAAAACAGCTGGGTCCTTTCTTAGCTCTGGCTACAGTACTTATCGTGTCGTTCCTCACGCTGGCAACACTGGCTATGTCTAATTTTCTATTGAGAATCCTCGGCTTTCTGGGGCTCAGGTTATTGGAGAAAATTATGCTTATTCTAAGCGTCGCTATAGGCGTCTCGCTAGTGCGGAGGGGGCTGTTGATGATAGAGACATTCACTTATAAATATGCATAA
- the tgtA gene encoding tRNA guanosine(15) transglycosylase TgtA has protein sequence MSFEIIAKDLAGRVGKLYTKSGVIETPALFPVVDPRKQELPSAVIERYFGQIITNAYFVYRLTGGRAVDIKKVLSWNAVLMTDSGAYQILRYGSVEVDPDEILQFQARIGSDIGVILDLPFDYEEPYESALLKVEETIRRAKRASAMLDKLEDMLVVGPIQGGLYLDLLATSAREISKLGFHIFAVGSPTTLLEEYRFDLLLEVILHVKANILREAPLHLFGAGHPLVLPFAVALGVDLFDSASYILYARDDRIMLRDRTLRLEDVKTDYLPCSTKLCHKPVKELREMPHEERIQLIAEHNLAILREELLEIKQRIHEGTLWEYLEIKARAHPTLYRFLRSLGRYKRLIEEYDPETHPETHGLFFYQDTAESRPEPHRHWSRTANLYTPSKVAIVIRAGEKPYNKSWEYRYLKSLVGDRAHVLFYDPVFGLVPEEVAEIYPLSQNEAEGESEAARAFAYEWLNNYDVILLYRVDLPMLSKKVIPLRSLDDVLHYI, from the coding sequence GTGTCGTTTGAAATTATTGCCAAGGATTTGGCGGGTAGAGTGGGGAAACTCTATACGAAAAGCGGCGTTATTGAAACTCCCGCCCTATTCCCAGTTGTTGATCCCAGAAAGCAGGAGTTGCCTTCAGCTGTTATTGAAAGGTATTTCGGGCAGATAATTACAAACGCGTATTTCGTGTACAGGCTCACTGGGGGGAGGGCTGTGGATATAAAAAAAGTTTTAAGCTGGAATGCTGTCCTCATGACTGATTCAGGCGCGTATCAAATTTTGAGATACGGAAGCGTAGAAGTAGACCCAGATGAGATTTTACAGTTTCAGGCGAGAATTGGAAGCGATATAGGAGTAATACTGGATTTGCCATTTGACTACGAAGAGCCTTATGAAAGCGCTTTGCTCAAAGTGGAGGAGACAATACGGAGGGCCAAGAGGGCCTCCGCCATGTTGGACAAGTTAGAAGACATGCTTGTTGTAGGCCCTATACAAGGGGGGTTATATTTAGACCTATTAGCCACATCTGCGCGGGAGATTTCTAAACTGGGATTTCACATATTCGCCGTAGGGAGTCCCACGACTTTACTCGAGGAGTATAGATTTGATTTACTGCTTGAAGTAATTTTACACGTTAAGGCAAACATACTGAGAGAGGCGCCGTTACACCTCTTCGGCGCAGGCCATCCATTAGTATTGCCGTTTGCAGTTGCCCTTGGCGTAGATCTTTTCGACAGCGCGTCTTATATTCTCTATGCCAGAGACGATAGAATTATGCTCAGAGACCGCACCCTGCGCCTTGAAGATGTGAAGACGGACTATCTGCCGTGTAGCACAAAGCTCTGCCACAAGCCTGTAAAAGAGCTGAGGGAAATGCCGCATGAGGAGCGCATACAGTTAATAGCGGAACACAACCTTGCAATTCTAAGAGAGGAACTCCTTGAGATAAAACAGAGAATACATGAGGGAACCCTCTGGGAGTACCTTGAGATAAAAGCGAGGGCCCATCCCACGTTGTACAGATTCTTGCGGAGCCTGGGCAGATATAAACGGCTTATAGAGGAATACGACCCAGAAACGCACCCAGAGACCCACGGCCTCTTTTTCTACCAAGACACCGCAGAATCTAGGCCGGAACCCCATAGACATTGGTCTAGAACGGCTAATCTATACACTCCTTCTAAAGTCGCCATTGTGATAAGAGCCGGGGAAAAGCCGTATAACAAATCGTGGGAATATCGCTATTTGAAGAGCTTAGTAGGCGACAGAGCACATGTGCTTTTCTATGACCCCGTGTTTGGCCTAGTCCCCGAGGAAGTTGCCGAAATTTATCCCTTGTCGCAAAACGAGGCTGAAGGAGAGAGCGAGGCGGCCAGAGCCTTTGCGTATGAGTGGCTCAACAATTACGACGTAATTTTACTCTATCGTGTTGACTTGCCGATGTTGTCCAAAAAGGTAATACCTTTACGCTCTCTTGACGACGTCTTACATTACATATAA
- a CDS encoding type II/IV secretion system ATPase subunit has product MLDFRLDSCQGVVVEEYLSEGARIQIYQSEEGYCYNVAYAFPYSEKVGEYVYKVVEYLTANQIIRPNVSREELGKLIEMAMTDIGVPKQLRAAVRYYVQLEAADYSYLTPILYDTRLENVNINGTDNPIYVDHRDYGYNVKTNVIPTNRETLIKIVGRVYAETGRPLNEQYPIQDTYIRLRNGALLRFATAMSTRVARNPPYVSVRIQPPFPISPTELIKKRTISPLAMAYLWYLFEHHKSVMIIGGTGTGKTTLLNALLVLLPHKRLAIAEETPEIRVPPSYQNVVMLFTSPMYDYMKSLPGSESAIYLIDLVKYLLRARPDIIVIGESRGREIHELIQGVLTGHGGATTFHAEDIMEVFMRLTGEAMGVSPEHLSAFHVLATIRRFDFGRRVTALTEVVWLRAYPYAAPGKIKIKEEEFGLVNVGWYDQRTDTVEVDLRRSYWLQKIGGYEEVIERAKFLSGLVEKGIYDAEKVGEAVREYYRAKHALLRKA; this is encoded by the coding sequence GGAGTATTTATCCGAAGGCGCCAGAATACAAATTTACCAATCAGAGGAGGGGTATTGTTACAACGTGGCCTACGCCTTCCCCTATTCGGAGAAAGTAGGCGAGTATGTCTACAAGGTTGTGGAGTATTTAACAGCGAATCAAATAATAAGGCCTAACGTGTCGAGAGAGGAGCTGGGCAAGCTGATTGAAATGGCAATGACAGACATAGGAGTCCCCAAGCAACTACGTGCCGCGGTTAGGTATTATGTCCAGTTGGAGGCCGCCGATTACTCGTACCTCACTCCCATATTGTACGACACGCGGCTGGAGAACGTTAACATAAACGGCACTGACAACCCCATTTACGTAGATCACCGGGATTACGGGTACAACGTGAAGACTAATGTAATCCCAACTAATAGAGAGACGTTGATAAAAATAGTGGGTAGAGTTTACGCAGAGACCGGGAGGCCTCTCAACGAACAGTACCCAATACAAGATACCTATATCAGATTGAGAAATGGCGCGTTGCTCCGTTTTGCAACAGCCATGTCCACCCGCGTGGCTAGAAACCCGCCCTACGTTTCCGTGCGTATCCAACCGCCGTTTCCAATATCGCCTACGGAGCTAATTAAAAAGCGCACAATATCGCCGCTCGCCATGGCCTACCTATGGTACTTATTTGAACACCACAAATCTGTAATGATTATAGGCGGCACTGGCACGGGCAAGACCACGTTGTTAAACGCGTTGCTCGTTCTCTTGCCGCATAAACGGTTGGCCATAGCCGAGGAGACTCCAGAGATTAGAGTTCCGCCTAGTTACCAAAACGTGGTAATGTTGTTCACGTCGCCAATGTACGATTATATGAAGAGCCTCCCAGGCTCGGAATCCGCGATATATCTCATAGACTTAGTGAAGTACCTCCTCCGCGCAAGGCCGGACATAATTGTAATAGGCGAGAGCCGCGGCAGGGAAATACACGAACTCATACAAGGCGTGCTAACAGGCCACGGAGGCGCCACGACTTTCCACGCAGAGGACATAATGGAGGTCTTCATGCGCCTCACAGGCGAGGCCATGGGAGTGTCGCCGGAGCACCTATCGGCGTTCCACGTCTTGGCTACAATCAGGCGGTTTGACTTCGGAAGGCGCGTTACAGCCCTCACCGAGGTGGTGTGGCTAAGGGCTTATCCATATGCGGCCCCCGGCAAGATAAAAATCAAAGAAGAGGAATTCGGCCTCGTAAACGTAGGCTGGTACGATCAGCGTACGGACACCGTTGAAGTAGATCTAAGGAGGTCTTACTGGTTACAGAAAATAGGCGGCTACGAGGAGGTAATAGAGAGGGCTAAATTCCTCTCTGGGTTAGTAGAAAAGGGTATTTACGACGCTGAAAAAGTAGGGGAAGCCGTAAGGGAGTACTACAGAGCAAAACATGCTCTGCTACGGAAGGCTTGA
- a CDS encoding ribonuclease BN: MVDVLQEQVFKDLKSRGFKIIEQLDDKIFIAEKKERYLFYVMVEGVEVTIQTLLSVINMGETLSMPVVLALVSNDGTVTYYYVRKIRLPRNIYAEAV, translated from the coding sequence ATAGTGGACGTGCTTCAAGAGCAAGTGTTTAAAGATCTCAAGTCTAGGGGCTTTAAAATAATAGAACAGCTAGACGATAAGATATTCATTGCAGAGAAGAAAGAGAGGTACTTATTTTACGTGATGGTCGAGGGAGTTGAGGTCACTATTCAAACGCTGTTAAGTGTTATAAACATGGGTGAGACCCTCTCCATGCCTGTGGTTTTAGCCTTAGTCAGTAACGACGGCACTGTCACTTATTATTACGTGAGGAAAATCCGCCTGCCCCGCAATATTTATGCTGAAGCTGTTTGA